The following proteins are co-located in the Hydrogenobacter hydrogenophilus genome:
- a CDS encoding aldo/keto reductase, translated as MVDKFVLGTANFGMEYGISSKKVDGKEALKILERAAEEGIWGVDTAVAYGHAEDILGAFFSEKGKILRVIDKLPHRNYMSKKEVEREVKNMLKRLNSSFLDCLLLHSFRTFEMMPEIVDVLKGLKKEGFIKHYGISVYHPWEVESFYYLCKEPIVVEFPLNIFDRRFTKYIKNWKSMGFMLFARSVFLQGLFFLENFEGNLKKAEEKVKALREFAKELEVELSCLLLSFVAHFENLDGFIVGVDGLTQFEMNLRCLKNPIKLKQDIDSFELQDEDLILPYRWFKPS; from the coding sequence GTGGTTGACAAATTTGTGCTTGGAACAGCAAACTTTGGCATGGAATATGGTATATCCTCTAAAAAGGTAGATGGTAAAGAAGCTTTAAAAATCTTGGAGAGAGCTGCAGAAGAAGGTATATGGGGCGTGGATACAGCGGTAGCTTACGGGCATGCAGAAGACATTTTAGGAGCTTTTTTTTCGGAAAAAGGAAAGATTCTTAGAGTAATAGATAAACTACCTCACAGAAACTATATGAGCAAAAAAGAGGTAGAAAGAGAAGTTAAAAACATGTTAAAAAGATTGAATTCAAGTTTTCTGGATTGTCTTCTTCTACACTCTTTTAGAACTTTTGAGATGATGCCTGAAATAGTTGATGTTTTAAAAGGTTTAAAAAAAGAAGGGTTTATAAAGCATTACGGTATTTCTGTGTACCATCCCTGGGAAGTTGAAAGTTTCTACTATCTTTGTAAGGAACCTATAGTAGTAGAATTCCCTCTTAATATTTTTGATAGAAGATTTACAAAGTATATTAAAAACTGGAAGTCTATGGGTTTTATGCTTTTTGCAAGGTCTGTGTTCCTACAGGGTCTATTCTTTCTAGAAAATTTCGAAGGTAATTTGAAAAAAGCGGAAGAAAAGGTAAAGGCTTTGCGAGAATTTGCTAAGGAATTAGAGGTAGAGCTTTCTTGTCTTTTGCTCTCCTTTGTTGCACATTTTGAGAACCTTGATGGTTTTATAGTGGGTGTAGATGGACTCACTCAATTTGAAATGAATTTAAGATGTTTGAAAAATCCCATTAAACTTAAGCAAGATATAGACAGTTTTGAGCTTCAGGACGAAGATCTGATATTACCTTACAGGTGGTTTAAGCCTTCTTGA
- the pseB gene encoding UDP-N-acetylglucosamine 4,6-dehydratase (inverting): MKFLEGKTILITGGTGSFGKAFTKFVLKHANPKKVIIFSRDEFKQWQMQKEFPEYSYPQLRFFLGDIRDKNRLMLAFEGVDYVIHAAALKHVPILEYNPFEAVKTNIIGAQNIIEASLEKGVKKVIALSTDKAVNPVNLYGATKLTMEKLFIAGNAYTGAKATTFSIVRYGNVIGSRGSVVPLFLKLVKEGCTELPITDERMTRFWITLEEGVRLVLFALQEAVGGEVFVPKLPSVRIVDLAKAICPNCSFKFIGIRPGEKLHESLIAEDEARQVVMVEHEGKTYYLILPNFPFESKAIEKWKSLRKMPEGFFYRSDRNDWWLGYEEIKSLLERAKEDMVL; the protein is encoded by the coding sequence ATGAAGTTTCTTGAAGGAAAAACCATACTTATAACAGGTGGAACTGGTTCCTTTGGTAAAGCTTTTACTAAGTTTGTGCTCAAACATGCGAATCCTAAAAAAGTAATAATCTTCAGCAGGGATGAGTTCAAACAGTGGCAAATGCAAAAGGAGTTCCCAGAATATAGCTATCCACAGCTGAGATTTTTCTTAGGTGATATAAGAGATAAGAATAGGTTGATGTTAGCCTTTGAAGGTGTAGATTATGTGATCCATGCTGCTGCTCTGAAGCATGTACCAATCCTTGAATATAACCCTTTTGAAGCGGTAAAAACTAACATAATAGGTGCACAGAACATAATAGAAGCCTCTCTTGAAAAAGGAGTTAAAAAGGTTATAGCCTTATCAACGGACAAGGCAGTGAACCCAGTTAATTTGTATGGAGCTACTAAGCTAACTATGGAGAAACTTTTCATAGCAGGCAATGCATACACTGGAGCTAAAGCAACTACTTTTAGCATAGTCCGGTACGGTAATGTTATAGGAAGCAGAGGAAGCGTGGTGCCACTTTTTTTAAAACTTGTAAAAGAAGGATGTACAGAACTTCCTATAACAGATGAAAGGATGACACGGTTCTGGATCACTCTTGAAGAAGGAGTGAGACTAGTGCTCTTTGCCCTTCAGGAAGCGGTTGGTGGTGAGGTATTTGTTCCAAAACTTCCAAGCGTCAGAATCGTGGATCTAGCAAAAGCTATATGTCCCAACTGTTCCTTCAAGTTTATAGGTATAAGACCTGGTGAAAAGCTACATGAAAGCCTTATAGCAGAAGACGAAGCAAGACAGGTAGTTATGGTAGAACATGAAGGAAAGACTTACTATTTGATACTTCCCAACTTCCCTTTTGAGAGTAAAGCTATAGAAAAGTGGAAGAGCTTACGCAAAATGCCCGAAGGCTTTTTTTACAGAAGCGATAGAAATGATTGGTGGCTTGGTTACGAAGAAATAAAAAGCTTACTGGAAAGAGCAAAGGAGGATATGGTTTTGTAA
- the pseI gene encoding pseudaminic acid synthase translates to MKSINIDGREIGENAPVFIVAELSANHLQNIDLALKTIEAIKEAGADAVKLQTYTPDTITLNVKNEYFMIRQGTLWDGLYLYDLYRSAYTPWEWHPKLFEFARDLGLVVFSTPFDRTAVDFLEELNTPCYKIASFEITDIPLIEYIASKGKPVIISTGIATLSDIELVVKTCKSVGNNQIILLKCVSEYPTPFEDANLRTIPNMKETFGVHVGLSDHTLGISIPIAAVALGAVIVEKHFILDRKLGGPDSSFSLEPLEFKAMVQAIREVEKALGQVNYELTKKQEEMRKFSRSLFAVQDIKAGEIITEQKVKSIRPGYGLHPLYLKEVIGRRARIDIPKGTPLRWEMIE, encoded by the coding sequence ATGAAAAGTATAAACATTGACGGAAGAGAAATAGGTGAAAATGCACCTGTCTTCATAGTCGCTGAGCTTTCTGCTAACCATCTTCAGAACATTGATCTTGCACTAAAGACCATAGAAGCTATAAAAGAGGCTGGTGCAGATGCGGTAAAACTTCAAACTTACACACCAGACACTATTACACTAAATGTCAAAAATGAGTACTTTATGATAAGGCAAGGAACTCTGTGGGATGGCCTTTACCTGTATGACCTTTACAGGTCTGCGTACACTCCTTGGGAGTGGCATCCTAAGCTCTTTGAGTTTGCAAGAGACCTTGGTCTGGTGGTTTTCTCCACACCTTTTGATAGGACTGCGGTGGACTTTCTTGAAGAGCTTAACACCCCATGCTACAAGATAGCTTCTTTTGAGATAACGGATATCCCCCTTATAGAGTATATAGCTTCAAAAGGAAAACCGGTAATCATATCCACTGGTATAGCAACCCTTTCAGATATAGAACTAGTAGTCAAAACTTGCAAGTCCGTAGGTAATAACCAGATAATTCTATTAAAGTGTGTATCTGAGTACCCAACACCCTTTGAAGATGCTAACCTGCGCACCATACCTAACATGAAAGAAACCTTCGGTGTTCATGTAGGTTTATCGGATCACACTCTTGGTATATCCATACCTATAGCTGCTGTAGCTCTTGGTGCTGTCATAGTAGAAAAACACTTTATTCTTGATAGAAAGCTTGGCGGTCCAGATTCTTCTTTTTCGTTGGAACCTTTGGAGTTTAAAGCCATGGTTCAAGCAATAAGAGAGGTGGAAAAAGCTCTCGGACAAGTTAACTATGAATTGACAAAGAAACAAGAAGAGATGCGTAAGTTTTCGAGAAGTCTTTTTGCCGTACAGGATATAAAGGCTGGCGAGATAATTACAGAACAAAAAGTCAAAAGCATAAGGCCAGGTTACGGTCTTCACCCCTTGTACCTCAAGGAAGTAATAGGTAGGAGGGCAAGGATAGATATACCAAAAGGCACACCTCTAAGATGGGAGATGATAGAATGA
- a CDS encoding DUF420 domain-containing protein, which translates to MTGYEAINYLSLITIGISGLSVVAGLYFIKTGRRELHKKTMINASVFALLFVGLYLLKNALFPTSKYEGPYKSLFLFILWSHTALAILNFPLAVITLRYALKGVFDKHKRIAPITAGVWLYVALTGWLIYFFMQWLNH; encoded by the coding sequence ATGACTGGATATGAGGCAATAAACTATCTGAGTCTTATAACTATAGGGATAAGCGGACTTTCTGTTGTTGCCGGGCTTTACTTTATTAAGACTGGAAGAAGAGAATTACACAAAAAAACTATGATAAATGCATCTGTGTTTGCTCTTCTGTTTGTAGGTCTTTATCTTCTAAAAAACGCCCTTTTTCCAACTTCTAAGTATGAAGGTCCATACAAAAGCCTTTTCTTGTTCATACTTTGGTCTCATACCGCACTTGCCATACTGAACTTTCCCCTTGCGGTGATCACTTTAAGATACGCCTTAAAAGGGGTTTTTGATAAACACAAGAGGATAGCACCCATCACCGCAGGAGTTTGGCTTTATGTGGCTCTTACTGGCTGGCTCATATACTTCTTTATGCAGTGGTTAAACCACTGA
- the pseC gene encoding UDP-4-amino-4,6-dideoxy-N-acetyl-beta-L-altrosamine transaminase, translating into MIPYGRQYIDEEDIRAVLEVLQSDFITQGPKVGEFERALAEYCGAKYAVAFNSGTSALYCAYRTLGLQEGDLFITSPITFTATVSAGVLLGAKPIFCDVEEDTGNMDVNLLETYIKENTKLIVPVHYAGHTVDMQKVWEIAQKYNLWIVEDACHALGSAYKGFKTGSCQYSHMTVLSFHPVKHITTGEGGAVLTNDKILYERLLQCRNHGIKKGDDWEYSVEFPSFNFRITDFQCALGLSQLKKLNFFVEKRREIAKFYLERLKDNLHIELPVEKSYTFHSYHLFPIKLKDPTKRRELFRKLRQSGIFVQVHYIPVYWHPFLDYSRGLCPRAEAFYSRELSLPIYPSIRQEDLDFVIQKLEEALGG; encoded by the coding sequence ATGATACCTTATGGAAGACAGTACATAGACGAAGAGGATATAAGAGCTGTTTTGGAAGTTCTTCAATCTGACTTTATCACCCAGGGTCCAAAAGTTGGTGAGTTTGAAAGAGCCTTAGCTGAGTACTGCGGTGCCAAGTATGCTGTTGCTTTCAATTCTGGTACTTCTGCTTTATACTGCGCTTACAGAACCCTAGGATTACAAGAAGGAGATCTTTTTATAACATCTCCCATAACTTTCACGGCTACAGTTTCCGCCGGGGTTTTGTTAGGTGCAAAGCCTATTTTTTGTGATGTGGAAGAAGATACAGGAAACATGGATGTAAACCTTCTAGAAACATATATCAAAGAAAATACTAAGCTTATAGTACCAGTCCATTACGCAGGGCATACCGTGGATATGCAGAAGGTATGGGAAATAGCACAAAAGTATAACTTGTGGATAGTTGAAGATGCTTGCCACGCTTTAGGGTCCGCTTACAAGGGTTTCAAAACGGGTTCGTGCCAATACTCACACATGACGGTCTTAAGCTTCCATCCTGTAAAACACATAACTACTGGGGAAGGTGGAGCTGTTTTAACTAACGATAAGATTTTGTATGAAAGGCTACTTCAATGTAGGAACCATGGCATAAAAAAGGGTGATGATTGGGAATACTCTGTAGAATTTCCTTCCTTTAACTTCAGGATAACAGACTTTCAATGCGCACTTGGACTTTCTCAACTAAAAAAGCTGAATTTCTTCGTGGAAAAAAGAAGAGAGATCGCAAAGTTTTATCTAGAAAGATTAAAAGACAATTTACACATAGAGCTTCCTGTAGAAAAGTCGTATACCTTCCATTCCTATCATCTCTTCCCTATAAAGCTTAAGGACCCTACAAAGCGCCGAGAGTTATTCAGAAAACTCAGGCAGTCGGGCATTTTTGTACAGGTACACTACATACCAGTCTATTGGCATCCTTTTTTAGATTATTCCAGAGGATTATGCCCACGAGCTGAAGCTTTTTACTCAAGAGAGTTAAGCCTACCTATATATCCTTCCATAAGGCAAGAGGATCTTGATTTTGTTATACAGAAGTTAGAGGAGGCTTTAGGTGGTTGA
- the pseH gene encoding UDP-4-amino-4,6-dideoxy-N-acetyl-beta-L-altrosamine N-acetyltransferase, with protein sequence MLIPKLIEKLRNNIQINGVEVINFINLKEQDLEIIRQWRNHPEVKRWMYTDHEISKEEHMNFIESLVKDTKNFYYLVIKEHKKIGVISLTRLNYRNRNAYFGIYANPFEKAPNAGIILEKTSLKLAFEVANLHTLKLEVIETNERAINFYKRMGFREEGKLREFVFKDGCWLDVIVMGMTEEEYHEKYKH encoded by the coding sequence ATGCTGATACCCAAGCTAATAGAAAAGCTAAGGAATAATATTCAAATTAACGGTGTTGAAGTTATAAATTTCATAAATCTTAAAGAGCAAGACTTGGAGATTATAAGGCAGTGGCGCAACCACCCTGAAGTAAAAAGGTGGATGTATACAGACCACGAGATAAGTAAGGAAGAGCATATGAACTTTATTGAAAGCTTAGTAAAGGACACTAAAAATTTTTATTATCTTGTAATAAAGGAGCATAAAAAGATAGGGGTTATTAGCTTAACTAGATTAAATTATAGAAATCGCAACGCTTATTTTGGGATATATGCAAATCCTTTTGAAAAAGCTCCAAATGCTGGCATAATATTGGAAAAAACATCTTTAAAACTTGCTTTTGAAGTAGCAAATCTTCATACTCTTAAGCTTGAAGTGATAGAGACCAACGAAAGAGCTATAAACTTTTATAAAAGAATGGGCTTTAGAGAAGAAGGTAAACTAAGGGAGTTTGTATTTAAGGATGGGTGCTGGCTTGATGTAATAGTTATGGGCATGACAGAAGAGGAATACCATGAAAAGTATAAACATTGA
- a CDS encoding patatin-like phospholipase family protein: MKVNLVLSGGAARGIAHIGILRALEDMGFEVQAISGVSAGALVGAFFCAGYSPEDMLRLVKNTDWIKLIRPKVPRYGFFSLSKAEKFLRKYLQVERIEELKKELYIGVLDIKSGKSFHFNSGELYPILLGSCALPGIFEPVKYQDYVFVDGGVTNNLPVEPLLKREGLLIGADVNPTNSVEKIKNIIHIIARSFLLAVRSNVEKRRELCQVLIEPELQNYSVIDLWKAQEIYTLGYNKTLEVMKAYLKKA, translated from the coding sequence ATGAAGGTTAACCTTGTCCTTTCGGGAGGTGCGGCAAGAGGGATAGCTCATATTGGGATACTTAGGGCTTTAGAAGATATGGGGTTTGAAGTGCAAGCCATAAGCGGAGTAAGTGCTGGTGCGCTTGTGGGTGCCTTTTTTTGTGCAGGCTATTCGCCTGAGGATATGCTAAGGCTTGTAAAAAACACTGATTGGATAAAACTTATACGTCCAAAGGTGCCAAGATACGGCTTTTTTAGTCTCAGTAAAGCGGAAAAGTTTTTGAGAAAATACTTACAAGTGGAACGCATAGAGGAGCTCAAAAAAGAACTTTACATAGGAGTGCTGGATATAAAGAGTGGCAAAAGCTTTCACTTCAATAGCGGAGAGCTTTACCCAATACTTTTAGGTAGCTGTGCGCTGCCGGGTATTTTTGAGCCAGTCAAATACCAAGATTACGTGTTTGTAGATGGGGGTGTTACCAACAACTTACCGGTAGAGCCCCTTTTAAAAAGGGAAGGACTGTTGATAGGAGCTGATGTAAATCCCACCAACTCAGTAGAAAAGATCAAAAACATAATCCACATAATAGCTCGTAGCTTTCTCCTTGCAGTGAGGTCTAATGTAGAAAAAAGAAGAGAACTGTGCCAAGTACTTATAGAACCAGAACTGCAAAACTATTCGGTTATAGACCTATGGAAAGCTCAAGAAATATACACTTTAGGATACAATAAAACATTAGAGGTTATGAAGGCATATCTCAAGAAGGCTTAA